A genomic region of Serratia fonticola contains the following coding sequences:
- a CDS encoding hydrolase, whose protein sequence is MYESFRPLTGASNPHLQTLLPRLVRRRVLLQPHWQRLELPDGDFIDLAWSEDPQLAREKPRVVLFHGLEGNFYSPYAHGLLNAWREKGWLGVVMHFRGCSGVPNRKQRIYHSGETEDARFFLRWLRENFGEVPTAAVGISLGGNMLAYYLAQQGNDSLLQAAVVVSAPLMLEPCSIRMEQGFSRVYQRYLLGQLKQNATRKLLHYPGTLPLDLAQLNKLRRIREFDDVITSRIHGFNDAVDYYRRCSALPLLPQITTPLLIIHAKDDPFMTDEVIPDLATLPANIEYQLTECGGHVGFVGGTLKKPQMWLEQRIPAWLSPFLEPNK, encoded by the coding sequence ATGTATGAATCCTTTCGCCCCCTGACCGGGGCCAGTAATCCACACCTGCAAACCCTGCTGCCAAGGCTGGTACGCCGTCGCGTGCTGCTACAACCTCATTGGCAGCGGCTGGAATTGCCTGACGGGGATTTTATCGATCTGGCTTGGAGTGAGGATCCGCAACTGGCACGCGAAAAACCGCGCGTGGTACTGTTCCACGGGCTAGAAGGTAACTTCTATAGCCCTTATGCACACGGGCTGCTCAATGCCTGGCGCGAGAAAGGCTGGTTGGGCGTGGTGATGCATTTTCGGGGCTGTAGCGGCGTACCGAATCGTAAACAGCGTATTTATCATTCTGGCGAAACGGAAGATGCACGCTTCTTCCTGCGCTGGCTGCGAGAAAACTTTGGCGAAGTGCCAACGGCGGCGGTGGGGATTTCCCTTGGCGGCAATATGCTGGCGTATTATCTGGCGCAACAAGGCAATGACAGCCTGTTACAGGCGGCAGTGGTCGTTTCCGCCCCACTGATGCTGGAGCCTTGTTCTATCCGTATGGAACAGGGTTTTTCACGCGTTTATCAGCGCTATCTGTTAGGCCAGTTGAAGCAGAATGCCACACGCAAACTGTTGCATTATCCTGGCACGTTGCCGCTGGATCTGGCGCAATTAAATAAGTTGCGGCGCATCCGCGAATTTGATGATGTCATCACGTCACGCATTCATGGTTTTAACGATGCCGTTGATTACTACCGTCGCTGCAGTGCGCTACCGCTCCTGCCGCAGATCACCACGCCGTTACTGATTATCCATGCCAAAGACGATCCGTTTATGACGGATGAAGTGATACCCGACCTTGCCACTCTGCCGGCCAATATCGAATATCAGTTGACGGAGTGCGGTGGCCACGTCGGTTTTGTCGGTGGCACCTTGAAAAAACCACAAATGTGGCTGGAACAACGCATTCCAGCGTGGCTTTCCCCTTTTTTGGAGCCAAACAAGTGA
- a CDS encoding LysE family translocator encodes MELSLFLSMLGFLWVAAITPGPNNMLLTTSGANFGFMRSLWLMIGIMLGMQSILVLVAFGVGGLILIYPSLHLILKILGSLYLLWLAWKVATAAYEKLETDAPPPKPVRLYQGWLLQFLNPKAWLMALGAVASFSLAGDKYNHSILAIAFGIFAVNIVAGIIWLGFGTVIGRLLRSKKAWIIFNVSMGLLTAACVLLIWH; translated from the coding sequence ATGGAACTGAGTTTATTTCTTTCGATGCTAGGCTTCCTGTGGGTGGCCGCGATCACCCCTGGGCCCAACAATATGTTGCTCACCACCTCAGGTGCCAATTTCGGCTTTATGCGTTCATTATGGCTGATGATCGGCATCATGCTGGGCATGCAAAGTATCCTGGTGTTGGTGGCATTTGGCGTGGGTGGATTGATCCTGATTTATCCCTCCTTGCACTTGATCTTGAAAATCCTCGGCAGCCTTTATCTGTTGTGGCTGGCGTGGAAAGTGGCGACGGCGGCCTATGAAAAGCTGGAAACCGACGCGCCGCCACCAAAGCCGGTGCGTCTGTACCAAGGCTGGTTGTTGCAATTCCTCAACCCCAAGGCCTGGCTGATGGCGCTTGGGGCGGTGGCGAGCTTTAGCCTGGCGGGGGATAAATACAACCACTCCATTCTGGCCATTGCCTTCGGCATCTTTGCCGTCAATATCGTGGCTGGGATTATCTGGTTGGGTTTTGGTACGGTGATTGGCCGCCTGCTGCGCAGCAAGAAGGCCTGGATTATCTTTAACGTGTCGATGGGGCTGTTAACCGCCGCCTGTGTATTACTGATTTGGCATTGA
- a CDS encoding PhzF family phenazine biosynthesis protein, translating to MNENYFHVDAFIGEGLRGNPAGVCLLKQSLETAQMQAIANELSLPETSFVWEDGDMHAIRWFTPTREVDLCGHATLATAYVLLNVINPALSDIRFRSASGELYVKRDAAHGERLILDFPSRPPQRIAEPPRLAALLGVQPQEVWQAQSMMVVLADEAQVRALQPDIPALIDQVGCGVIVTAPGENVDFVSRYFSLDRSEDPVTGSAHCILLPYWTARLGRHELHAKQLSSRGGELFCELKGERTLLGGKARIFLRGTISG from the coding sequence ATGAACGAAAACTATTTCCATGTGGATGCCTTTATCGGCGAGGGACTGCGGGGCAACCCTGCGGGCGTCTGCCTGCTCAAGCAATCGCTGGAAACGGCACAGATGCAGGCCATTGCCAATGAGCTGTCTCTGCCGGAAACCAGCTTTGTCTGGGAAGATGGCGATATGCATGCGATCCGCTGGTTTACGCCAACGCGGGAAGTGGATCTCTGTGGTCATGCCACTCTGGCCACGGCTTATGTACTGTTAAACGTGATCAACCCAGCCTTGAGCGATATCCGTTTCCGTTCCGCCAGCGGTGAGCTGTATGTCAAACGCGATGCTGCCCACGGTGAACGGCTAATCCTGGATTTCCCTTCTCGCCCACCACAGAGAATTGCTGAACCGCCACGGTTGGCCGCTTTGCTCGGTGTGCAACCGCAGGAAGTATGGCAAGCCCAGTCGATGATGGTGGTTTTGGCCGATGAGGCGCAGGTCAGAGCGTTACAGCCTGATATTCCTGCGTTGATCGACCAGGTAGGTTGCGGAGTGATTGTCACTGCCCCTGGAGAGAATGTAGATTTTGTCTCGCGCTATTTCTCGCTGGATCGCAGCGAGGATCCGGTCACCGGCTCCGCCCATTGCATCCTGCTGCCTTACTGGACGGCCCGCCTTGGCCGCCATGAGCTGCATGCCAAACAGCTATCATCCCGCGGTGGTGAACTGTTCTGTGAGCTAAAAGGAGAGCGCACGTTACTGGGTGGCAAAGCGCGTATCTTTTTGCGGGGCACGATTTCAGGTTGA
- a CDS encoding LacI family DNA-binding transcriptional regulator encodes MSIAKVAKIAGVSAATVSRVLNGQQIVKPATRDKVLAAIRACDYQPNLLARQLRTARSGMLLVLVSNITNPFCSLVVRGIEEEAERHGYHILLCNSESNPTRESAYLSLLSGKVVDGVITMDAISCLPGLTAMIGDFPWVQCGEGDTQFRASSVTIDNHQAAMAGVKHLAAKGRQRIALLNGDMRYLYSQQREQGYRQALAELGLDYCRVEYVEGLDYAAGAKAMSDLLADGPRPDAVFAISDVIAGGAMSTLHQQGLRIPEDIAVMGFDGVPFGSITTPPLTTIVQPMHQFGVRSVQLLLEKIQGQQLPPCHDVLDWQLLERSST; translated from the coding sequence ATGTCGATAGCAAAGGTGGCGAAAATCGCTGGCGTCTCAGCGGCCACCGTCTCACGGGTGTTGAACGGCCAACAGATCGTCAAACCGGCCACTCGCGATAAGGTCCTGGCGGCGATCCGCGCATGTGACTATCAACCCAACCTGCTGGCGCGCCAGTTGCGTACCGCACGTAGCGGGATGCTGCTGGTGCTGGTATCCAATATCACCAACCCCTTTTGCTCACTGGTGGTGCGCGGTATCGAAGAAGAAGCCGAGCGCCACGGTTACCATATTCTGTTGTGCAACTCGGAATCCAACCCGACCCGTGAGTCCGCCTACCTCAGCCTGCTGAGTGGCAAGGTGGTTGACGGGGTGATCACCATGGATGCAATCAGCTGTTTGCCGGGGCTGACCGCCATGATCGGTGATTTCCCCTGGGTACAATGCGGCGAAGGGGATACCCAATTCCGCGCCTCCTCCGTCACCATCGATAACCACCAGGCCGCCATGGCTGGCGTAAAACACTTGGCCGCCAAAGGCCGTCAACGGATCGCGTTGCTCAATGGCGATATGCGTTATCTGTATTCACAACAGCGGGAGCAGGGCTACCGGCAGGCGTTGGCCGAGCTGGGGCTGGACTATTGCCGGGTCGAATACGTCGAAGGGCTGGACTACGCCGCTGGCGCCAAGGCGATGAGTGATTTGCTGGCAGACGGGCCACGGCCAGATGCGGTATTTGCCATTTCAGATGTGATTGCCGGAGGCGCGATGAGTACCTTGCATCAGCAAGGCTTGCGTATTCCAGAAGATATCGCAGTGATGGGCTTTGACGGTGTGCCGTTTGGCAGCATCACCACCCCGCCGCTGACCACCATCGTACAGCCCATGCATCAGTTCGGCGTGCGCAGCGTGCAGTTGCTGCTGGAGAAAATTCAGGGCCAGCAGTTGCCCCCTTGTCACGACGTGCTGGATTGGCAACTGCTGGAACGGAGTTCAACCTGA
- a CDS encoding GNAT family N-acetyltransferase, giving the protein MEIQLQVAQAQDRSEIAALIHCSTNAWYQGHGLGDIFSAGPESCGLFVDVYQQLDEGHHWIARDQQGAICGSCFFHPRETHLGLGIMNVHPDYFGRRIASRLLAKADELAGGLPVRLLSSALNLDSYSLYQRGGFTPYALYQDMAIPVPSQGFTYPHLTRGQVRAARLDDLPAILELEREILGIERQRDIDYFLKDASGLWRVAVWELDDRIGGYLASVAHPASRMLGPGCCHSEEIALELLGWMLDHHHRGTTPVVLVPAERSALSQVLLRWGGRICELHVAQVKGLAQQPGGVVMPSFLPESG; this is encoded by the coding sequence ATGGAGATACAGCTTCAGGTAGCGCAGGCGCAGGATCGCAGCGAGATTGCCGCTCTGATCCATTGTTCAACCAATGCCTGGTATCAGGGCCACGGGCTGGGTGACATCTTCTCTGCCGGGCCGGAAAGTTGTGGGCTGTTTGTTGATGTTTACCAGCAGTTGGATGAGGGCCATCACTGGATTGCGCGCGATCAACAAGGGGCAATCTGCGGCTCCTGCTTTTTCCATCCGCGGGAAACTCATTTGGGGTTGGGCATCATGAATGTTCATCCCGATTATTTCGGCCGGAGGATCGCCAGCCGTTTGTTGGCCAAGGCCGACGAACTGGCGGGGGGGTTACCGGTTCGTTTGCTGTCCAGTGCGCTAAATCTGGATTCCTATTCACTCTACCAGCGCGGAGGATTTACCCCGTATGCCCTCTATCAGGATATGGCGATCCCAGTGCCGAGCCAGGGATTTACTTATCCACACCTGACTCGCGGCCAGGTGCGGGCAGCCCGGCTCGACGATCTGCCTGCCATCCTGGAGCTGGAGCGCGAAATACTGGGCATCGAACGCCAACGCGATATCGATTATTTCCTCAAGGATGCCAGTGGACTGTGGCGGGTTGCCGTCTGGGAACTGGATGATCGCATCGGTGGCTATTTGGCCTCTGTGGCACACCCGGCTTCCCGCATGTTGGGGCCGGGGTGTTGCCATAGCGAAGAGATCGCCCTTGAGTTACTCGGTTGGATGCTGGATCACCATCATCGCGGTACGACACCGGTGGTATTAGTGCCCGCAGAGCGCTCCGCGCTTAGCCAGGTTTTACTGCGCTGGGGAGGCCGAATTTGTGAATTACATGTCGCGCAGGTGAAAGGCCTGGCGCAACAACCCGGCGGCGTGGTGATGCCGTCCTTTTTGCCGGAAAGCGGTTAA
- a CDS encoding MFS transporter, whose product MQTDSLALGAKGTTFKWVVPRLALMMFLQFFVWGAWYVTLGVVMGKYGLTAIIGDAYSTGPIASILSPFVLGMVVDRFFASQKVLAVLHLIGAGLLWMMPGFFAEGQGSGLLWLIFGYMLCYMPTIALSNNVAFYSLSNSEKAFPIVRAFGTFGWIVAGLIVGTSGLSDSTDIFTLAAVASLVLAIYSFTLPHTPAPERGKPVKMRDLLCADAFAMLKQRHFLVFIICAMLISIPLAAYYAYAAPFVAAAGFTNVGGVMSLGQMSELFFMLLIPFLFARLGIKYMLMIGMLSWFLRYVMFALGITEEMRWMIYLGIILHGMCYDFFFVIGFIYTDKVAGDKVKGQAQSLLVLFTYGIGMLIGSQISGALFNHMVTAEGTAALPQWQHFWWYPAFGALAIAALFFFTFNYRDIPAGEKRDG is encoded by the coding sequence ATGCAAACAGATAGCCTGGCCCTGGGGGCAAAAGGCACCACGTTCAAATGGGTGGTGCCGCGGCTGGCGCTGATGATGTTCCTGCAGTTTTTTGTCTGGGGAGCCTGGTACGTCACGCTCGGCGTGGTGATGGGCAAATATGGACTGACCGCGATCATTGGCGATGCCTATTCCACCGGGCCGATCGCCTCCATTCTGTCGCCTTTTGTACTGGGCATGGTGGTCGATCGCTTCTTCGCCTCACAGAAAGTGTTAGCCGTGCTGCACCTGATTGGGGCAGGCCTGCTGTGGATGATGCCGGGCTTCTTTGCTGAAGGGCAGGGCAGCGGTCTACTGTGGCTCATCTTCGGCTATATGCTGTGCTACATGCCCACCATTGCCCTGAGCAACAACGTGGCATTTTATAGCCTGAGCAACAGTGAGAAGGCCTTCCCGATTGTGCGGGCGTTCGGCACCTTTGGCTGGATTGTCGCCGGGCTGATTGTCGGCACCAGCGGCCTGTCGGACAGTACCGATATCTTCACGCTGGCTGCCGTCGCTTCGTTGGTATTGGCGATTTACAGCTTTACGCTGCCGCATACCCCTGCACCGGAACGCGGCAAGCCAGTAAAAATGCGCGATCTGCTGTGTGCCGATGCTTTCGCGATGCTCAAGCAGCGCCATTTCCTGGTGTTTATCATCTGCGCCATGCTGATCTCGATCCCGCTGGCGGCGTATTACGCCTATGCTGCGCCGTTCGTTGCCGCGGCCGGTTTCACCAACGTGGGGGGCGTGATGTCGCTGGGGCAAATGTCCGAGCTGTTCTTCATGCTGCTGATCCCGTTCCTGTTTGCCCGCTTGGGGATCAAGTACATGCTGATGATCGGCATGCTTTCCTGGTTCCTGCGCTATGTGATGTTCGCTCTGGGCATTACCGAAGAAATGCGCTGGATGATCTACCTCGGCATCATCCTGCATGGCATGTGCTATGACTTCTTCTTCGTTATCGGCTTTATCTATACCGATAAAGTGGCGGGCGATAAGGTAAAAGGTCAGGCACAAAGCCTGTTGGTGCTGTTCACCTACGGCATCGGTATGCTGATTGGTTCACAAATCAGCGGTGCGCTGTTTAACCATATGGTGACGGCGGAGGGAACTGCGGCGTTGCCGCAATGGCAGCACTTCTGGTGGTATCCGGCCTTCGGTGCATTGGCGATCGCCGCGCTGTTCTTCTTCACCTTCAACTACCGGGATATTCCAGCAGGGGAGAAACGCGATGGCTGA
- a CDS encoding Gfo/Idh/MocA family protein encodes MADLRVLVVGCGNMGASHAEAYHAMEGVTICGLVARGESRELLNQHLGGDYPTFSDFELALAQTRPDAVCLTTYPDTHETYALAALAAGCHLFIEKPLATTVAGAERVIAAAHQAQRQVVVGYILRHHPSWQQFVELARGLGKPLVMRMNLNQQSHGQMWNVHRNLMQSLSPIVDCGVHYLDVMCQMAQAEPISVSAIGARLTDDLPQGMYNYGQLQVRFADGSIGWYEAGWGPMISETAYFVKDVIGPRGAVSIVARHHERASDDVGGHTKTESLRVHYADLDDENRFKRPDRWIDCQDEPDHLALCLSEQRYFLQAIREGLDLNQHLQDALNSLRVVLAADEAVRSQRTVVLGSEE; translated from the coding sequence ATGGCTGATTTGCGGGTGCTGGTGGTGGGCTGCGGCAATATGGGGGCGTCCCATGCCGAGGCCTACCATGCTATGGAAGGGGTGACAATCTGCGGTCTGGTGGCTCGGGGCGAGTCGCGTGAGTTGCTCAATCAACATTTGGGGGGCGACTATCCCACCTTTAGCGACTTTGAGTTGGCGCTGGCGCAAACCCGGCCTGATGCCGTGTGCCTGACCACTTATCCGGACACCCACGAAACCTACGCCTTGGCAGCACTGGCGGCGGGATGTCATTTGTTTATCGAAAAGCCGCTCGCCACCACGGTAGCAGGGGCTGAAAGGGTGATTGCTGCTGCTCATCAGGCACAACGACAGGTGGTGGTGGGCTATATTCTGCGCCATCACCCTTCTTGGCAGCAGTTTGTGGAGCTCGCTCGCGGTTTGGGTAAGCCCTTGGTGATGCGGATGAACCTCAACCAGCAAAGCCACGGGCAGATGTGGAATGTGCATCGCAACCTGATGCAGTCATTGTCGCCAATCGTTGATTGCGGCGTACATTATCTGGACGTGATGTGCCAGATGGCCCAAGCAGAACCGATCAGCGTAAGCGCTATCGGTGCCCGGCTGACCGATGACCTGCCGCAGGGGATGTATAACTACGGCCAGCTACAGGTGCGTTTTGCCGACGGATCGATTGGCTGGTACGAAGCCGGCTGGGGGCCGATGATCAGTGAAACGGCCTACTTTGTGAAAGATGTCATTGGGCCGCGCGGCGCGGTTTCGATCGTGGCCCGTCATCACGAAAGGGCTTCTGACGATGTCGGGGGGCATACCAAAACCGAATCATTGCGGGTGCATTACGCCGATTTAGACGATGAGAACCGCTTTAAGCGGCCGGATCGCTGGATCGATTGCCAGGATGAGCCGGACCATTTAGCGCTGTGCCTGAGTGAACAGCGTTACTTTTTACAAGCTATTCGTGAGGGCCTGGATCTCAATCAGCATCTTCAGGATGCGCTGAACAGCTTACGGGTGGTGCTGGCGGCGGACGAAGCGGTACGCAGCCAACGCACGGTGGTATTAGGGAGTGAGGAATGA
- a CDS encoding sugar phosphate isomerase/epimerase family protein — protein MKTIQGPGLFLAQFIAEQAPFNTLDGLAEWAAGVGFTSVQIPTLEPAIFDLALAARSQDYCDEVVARLGRHGIRISELSTHLQGQLVAVHPAYDLAFDGFAPPEVRGKPQLRQAWATEQLLLAAQASQRLGLTAHATFSGALAWPYFYPWPPHNALLLEEAFEQLAKRWLPILDAFDRAGVDVCYELHPGEDLHDGVTFERFLAKVGNHPRCHILYDPSHLHLQQMDYLGFIDCYHPRIRAFHVKDAEYRPNARSGVYGGYQPWLERPGRFRSLGDGQIDFPVIFSKLTQYGFPGVATLEWECCLKSPEAGAREGAAFIARHIIPVAERAFDDFAAVDTDRERVRAMLGVEDAS, from the coding sequence ATGAAGACGATACAGGGACCGGGGCTGTTTCTGGCGCAGTTTATCGCCGAGCAGGCCCCGTTTAATACGCTGGATGGCCTGGCGGAGTGGGCTGCCGGGGTGGGTTTTACCAGCGTCCAGATCCCTACGCTTGAGCCGGCCATTTTCGATCTGGCACTGGCGGCGCGTAGTCAGGATTATTGCGATGAGGTCGTCGCACGGCTTGGGCGGCACGGTATTCGCATCAGCGAGCTGTCGACGCATTTGCAAGGGCAACTGGTCGCCGTCCATCCAGCCTACGATCTGGCCTTTGACGGTTTTGCTCCGCCAGAAGTCCGGGGTAAACCACAGCTGCGGCAGGCCTGGGCAACGGAGCAACTGTTGCTGGCGGCACAGGCATCTCAGCGCTTGGGGCTAACGGCCCATGCAACCTTCTCTGGGGCGCTGGCGTGGCCCTATTTCTATCCGTGGCCGCCGCATAATGCGTTACTGTTGGAGGAGGCTTTCGAACAGTTGGCCAAGCGCTGGCTGCCGATCCTGGACGCCTTCGATCGGGCTGGTGTCGATGTGTGCTATGAGCTGCATCCGGGGGAGGATTTACATGACGGCGTGACCTTTGAACGCTTTCTGGCCAAGGTTGGCAATCATCCCCGCTGCCATATTCTCTATGATCCGAGCCATCTGCATTTGCAGCAGATGGACTATCTGGGCTTTATCGATTGTTATCACCCACGTATCCGCGCATTTCACGTCAAAGATGCCGAGTACCGCCCCAACGCCCGCAGCGGCGTATATGGGGGCTACCAACCGTGGTTAGAAAGGCCTGGGCGCTTCCGTTCGTTGGGGGACGGGCAGATCGACTTCCCGGTGATTTTCAGCAAGCTGACGCAGTACGGCTTCCCTGGAGTCGCTACGTTGGAATGGGAGTGCTGCCTTAAGTCGCCGGAGGCTGGGGCACGCGAAGGTGCCGCCTTTATCGCCCGCCATATTATTCCGGTAGCGGAACGGGCCTTTGATGATTTTGCCGCGGTGGATACTGACCGGGAGCGAGTCAGAGCCATGCTGGGCGTGGAGGATGCATCATGA
- a CDS encoding Gfo/Idh/MocA family protein codes for MRLKLGMVGGGEGAFIGAVHRLAARMDDEFELVAGAFSSDRQNCLRTGALLHLQPDRCYADFNQMALAEAAREDGIDVVAIVTPNHLHAPVASAFLNAGIDVICDKPLCTSYAEALQLAQMVRHSGRQLILTHNYSAYPLVREARSRILAGELGEIRFIEVEYLQQWLAKPLELTDNKQAGWRAQPEKAGSGCIGDVGTHAWQLAEFVSGMLPEAISAELTSFIAGRKLDDDVRVQMRYANGAKGRLWASQVACGHENGLKLRVYGSEGSLEFCQENPNQLWIRPFDAPPYCITRASAFQHVENRQLARVPAGHPEGYLEGFGQIYREAARCLRDGPSAAPLLPGIEAGVQGMAFIDAAQRSSRAGGEWVVLISP; via the coding sequence ATGAGATTGAAGCTGGGAATGGTAGGTGGTGGTGAAGGCGCGTTTATTGGCGCGGTGCATCGGCTGGCGGCGCGGATGGACGATGAGTTTGAGCTGGTCGCCGGGGCTTTCTCCTCCGATAGACAAAACTGTCTGCGCACCGGGGCGCTACTGCATCTGCAACCGGATCGCTGCTATGCCGATTTTAACCAGATGGCGTTGGCGGAAGCGGCACGCGAGGATGGAATTGATGTCGTTGCGATCGTGACCCCGAATCATTTGCACGCCCCAGTCGCCAGTGCCTTTCTCAACGCCGGGATTGATGTGATCTGCGATAAGCCGTTATGCACCTCCTATGCGGAGGCTCTGCAACTGGCACAAATGGTGCGCCACAGCGGCAGACAACTGATCCTGACCCATAACTACAGCGCCTACCCGCTGGTGCGTGAGGCACGTAGCCGGATATTGGCGGGGGAGTTGGGTGAGATCCGCTTCATTGAGGTGGAATATCTGCAGCAGTGGCTGGCAAAACCGCTGGAACTGACCGACAACAAGCAGGCCGGTTGGCGTGCGCAGCCGGAAAAAGCCGGATCCGGCTGCATCGGTGACGTAGGTACCCACGCCTGGCAACTGGCAGAGTTCGTCAGTGGCATGTTGCCTGAGGCGATCAGCGCTGAGCTGACGTCATTCATCGCGGGGCGCAAGCTGGATGACGATGTGCGGGTGCAGATGCGCTATGCCAACGGTGCCAAAGGTCGGCTCTGGGCTAGTCAGGTAGCCTGTGGTCATGAGAATGGGCTGAAGTTACGAGTTTACGGCAGTGAGGGCAGCCTGGAGTTTTGCCAGGAAAACCCGAACCAGCTGTGGATACGGCCTTTTGACGCGCCCCCCTATTGCATCACCCGCGCTTCGGCATTTCAGCACGTAGAGAACCGCCAATTGGCCCGCGTACCCGCAGGGCATCCTGAAGGTTATCTGGAAGGGTTTGGCCAGATTTACCGTGAAGCGGCCCGGTGTTTGCGTGATGGCCCTTCGGCGGCACCGTTGTTACCAGGGATTGAAGCGGGTGTGCAAGGGATGGCGTTTATTGATGCCGCTCAGCGCAGTAGCCGTGCAGGGGGAGAGTGGGTGGTATTGATATCGCCATAA
- the tauA gene encoding taurine ABC transporter substrate-binding protein, protein MASKLFSLRSAVLLALSLGAASAQAVDVTVAYQTSAEPAKVAQAENSFAKQSGATVDWRKFDSGSSVLRALASGDVQIGNIGSSPLAVAASQKLPIEVFLIASQLGSSEALVVKNDIKSPQDLVGKRIAVPFISTTHYSLLASLKHWGIKPGQVQILNLQPPAIAAAWQRGDIDGAYVWAPVVNELAKQGKVLTDSEQVGQWGSPTLDVWVVRKDFAEQHPEVVTAFAASALKAQKAYLAQPEQWLKDPSNLSTLARLSGVPPEQVPELVKGNRYLPVADQITQLGQPVDKAIRDTAEFLKQQGKIPQVDSDYSAYVTDRFVKQVQAAPQS, encoded by the coding sequence ATGGCGAGCAAACTTTTCTCATTACGCAGTGCAGTATTGTTGGCTTTATCGCTCGGTGCGGCCAGTGCCCAGGCAGTGGACGTCACCGTGGCGTACCAGACCTCAGCCGAACCCGCCAAGGTGGCGCAGGCGGAAAACAGCTTTGCCAAACAGTCTGGCGCGACCGTTGACTGGCGCAAGTTCGATAGCGGCTCCAGCGTGTTGCGTGCGCTGGCCTCTGGCGACGTGCAGATTGGCAATATCGGCTCCAGCCCGCTGGCCGTGGCCGCCAGCCAGAAGCTCCCTATCGAAGTGTTCCTCATTGCCTCGCAGCTGGGCAGTTCCGAAGCGCTGGTGGTGAAAAATGACATTAAATCTCCCCAGGATCTGGTCGGTAAGCGTATTGCGGTACCGTTCATTTCCACCACTCACTACAGCCTGTTGGCCTCCCTGAAACACTGGGGCATCAAACCTGGCCAGGTGCAAATTCTCAACCTGCAACCGCCAGCCATTGCGGCGGCCTGGCAGCGAGGGGATATCGACGGGGCCTACGTATGGGCACCGGTGGTCAATGAACTCGCCAAACAAGGCAAGGTGCTGACCGACTCCGAGCAGGTTGGTCAATGGGGTTCGCCAACCCTGGACGTGTGGGTGGTACGTAAAGACTTTGCCGAACAGCACCCGGAGGTGGTGACCGCCTTTGCCGCCAGCGCCCTGAAGGCGCAGAAGGCCTATCTGGCCCAGCCGGAGCAGTGGCTGAAAGACCCAAGCAACCTCAGCACGCTGGCTCGCCTGAGCGGCGTGCCGCCAGAGCAGGTGCCGGAACTGGTGAAGGGTAACCGCTACCTGCCGGTCGCCGATCAGATCACTCAACTGGGCCAGCCGGTAGATAAAGCTATTCGTGATACCGCCGAGTTCCTCAAGCAACAAGGCAAGATACCGCAGGTGGACAGTGATTACAGCGCCTATGTGACCGACCGCTTTGTCAAACAGGTGCAGGCTGCGCCGCAGTCGTAA
- the tauB gene encoding taurine ABC transporter ATP-binding subunit, whose translation MLNVNHLSADYQGRAALRDVSFQIAAGQLVVVLGPSGCGKTTLLNLIAGFIAPTAGSITLDDVPVKGPGAERGVVFQHEGLLPWRNVVDNVEFGLQLAGVAKPERRKVAQQMLQHVGLTGYEQHFIWQLSGGMRQRVGIARALAADPRLLLLDEPFGALDAFTREQMQELLLNIWRDTGKQVLLITHDIEEAVFLASELLLLSPGPGQVVERLSLNFGQRYATGEACRSIKSDPEFIAQREYVLGRVFQQREALL comes from the coding sequence ATGCTAAACGTTAACCATCTTTCCGCCGATTATCAGGGGCGTGCGGCGCTGCGCGATGTGTCGTTCCAGATAGCCGCCGGGCAGTTGGTGGTGGTGCTGGGCCCTTCTGGCTGCGGCAAGACCACGTTGCTGAACTTGATCGCCGGGTTTATTGCGCCAACGGCTGGCAGCATTACGTTGGATGATGTCCCCGTCAAAGGCCCGGGTGCCGAGCGGGGCGTTGTGTTCCAGCATGAAGGCTTACTGCCGTGGCGCAACGTGGTGGATAACGTGGAGTTTGGCTTGCAACTGGCCGGTGTGGCCAAGCCGGAACGGCGCAAGGTGGCGCAGCAGATGTTGCAGCACGTTGGGCTGACTGGTTATGAACAACACTTCATCTGGCAGTTGTCTGGAGGGATGCGTCAGCGGGTGGGGATTGCTCGCGCTTTGGCAGCGGATCCTCGATTGTTGCTGCTGGATGAGCCTTTCGGGGCACTGGACGCATTCACTCGCGAGCAGATGCAAGAACTGTTGTTGAACATTTGGCGCGATACCGGCAAGCAGGTGCTGCTGATCACCCATGACATCGAAGAAGCGGTATTCCTGGCCAGCGAGCTGTTACTGCTTTCTCCTGGCCCTGGGCAGGTGGTGGAGCGTTTATCGCTGAATTTTGGCCAACGCTATGCCACCGGTGAGGCTTGCCGCTCTATCAAGTCCGATCCTGAGTTTATCGCCCAGCGTGAATACGTGCTGGGCCGGGTGTTCCAACAGCGCGAGGCCTTGCTATGA